attatcacAAGCGCTTTGGAGTAAAGTggcctgcacacacacacacacacacacacatcatcttACTGTAAAACTGTCAAACCAGACAAGGCTAGACCGGGGCAGATGCCAAACAAGGAGGAAGCACCTACTGTCACCTGTCATAGTACtcagaaattaataaataaatatctttagGCAAAACATTGGCATTCTATACAAATCTTTGGTATACAGTCTGGAAACAGGTCAGTCATGGTCGTATTAGTGCAAGAAGTCAGTGTAATCcagactttttttgttgttgttgttaacagATACCtcagtttattaatttattcctcTTCTTGGCTTAATAATTTACTTTAACTTAGGGACCAGTAGAATTAATATCGTTAAAGTAATCTATGAAAGGTTGCcagattttcaaaatttttcttctttctttttcaaagagaatGTGATTTTCTCTAGCTCCAAATGCTTTGTAACATATCTCACCAGATTGAGGTGTGTAGGTGCAGCTTTCTGTTTCCAGaaataattgtcattttataaataattaaataatataaaattatacagtactcccctcacatttttgtaaatattttattatatcttttcatgtgacaacactgaagaaattacactttgctacaatgtaaagtagtgagtgtacagcttgtataacagtgtaaatttgctgtcccctcaaaacaactcaacacacagccattgatgtctaaaccactggccacaaaagtgagtacaagtaaaagtaaaagtgaaaatgtctaaattgggcccaaagtgtcaatattttgtgtggtcaccattattttccagcactgccttaaccctcttggggtTCACgcgagcttcacaggttgccactggagtcctcttccactcctctatgacgacatcacggagctggttggatgttagagaccttgcgctcctccaccttctgcttgaggatgccccacagatgctcaatagggtttaggtctggagacatgcttggccagtccatcacctttaccctcagcttctttagtaaggcagtggtcgtcttggaggtgtgtttggggtcgttatcatgttggaatactgccctgcggcccagtctccgaagggaggggatcatgctctgcttcagtacatgtcacagtacatgttggcattcatgttGGCATGTTGGCATTCGTGACGATGGGCAGCAGTGGCCCATCAACTGTCCTTAGCGTCATTTTAGGCTGGCCTCGGCCATTCGGTTGAAATCACCAGGGGGCCCCCCTCAGCCATGGGCCCATATAATCGTCACCACCTTTCACCCAATTAGCGACAGCCCTGGTCTGaacactgacaggctgacccctcacaccttcaacctctgcagcaatgctggcagcactcatacgtctatttcccaaacacaacctctggatatgacgctgagcacgtgcactcaacttctttggtcgaccatggcgagtcctgttctgagtggaacctgtcctgttaaaccactgtatggtcttggccaccgtgctgcaactcagtttcagggtcttggtaatcttcttatagcctacgccagggctattcaattaacTTCATTTGAGGGCCGGATTATCGAATTGAACATTTGAAGGGGGCCAAGGATGTGGGGGGCTGTCCCGatctttttttgggggggccTATAAAATtggatattaaattaaaatgcatattcagctgcaaaattaactaatattaccaacagtaacatAAAAGGTTAGTGCTGTCTGCcattcaataaaaaaacaaaacaaaaacaaattcacatttgttctgtaattaattcaaataatgtgactaaatgcatattaatatatttatgttgtcatattttcacactgaacttccaaattaatatagaaacaacataaagatggtatcttttaaatatgtgtttaatggcatctttttactaGCCTATTCTTAATGAAGAAGTATCATTGATACAAATAATGTTACTGTTGTCTCTATTAAAtccattttttccatttaattttagccattaattatagccatttaatattacagtataatttaaatgttatattatttttaatgaaaaatataactttttataagtgaacttaaaacaattttcacataaactataaattgtatgcataaactatattgatttattctttattcaagctacaaaagttaatcagcAAGCAAAGCAGTCaagtgatttctctttttctttagttctttgatTTATATCAAgcagtggaataagattttgttacttttcaacattttctatctgtattcacataaaaaaaaatgggcttgattcggttgttctgaaggtatgtaatttttttttacctaataaggtctttggggtcaatatgagcccaattgaaaatgaatgggaaatgcGAAAAAacctgtatatttttttttaatttgtcaaaaaataataataaatccagcataagtctgaaaattttcacacagaaatgaaggcctggtactagatcacaaatgcaatgtagaaaagacatactcactcacatgcacacgcgcacacacacacacacacacacacacacacaaaacacacacgtgtgactgtaacaaagagcattttttatagaaattggcaaataaaatcaataaattctgcataaatctgaaaatgtccacacaaaaaaattaaagccggatactagagcacaaatgcaatgtggaacgagcatactcactcacatatgtacacacacgcacacacacacacacaaacacacacacactctcttacacacatacccaccattcatatctgcttattgcagttgttgttttttagcttagtttagggttttttttttttggttttatttacatttatgtaaaaaaaaaaaagatttttattttactttttagattgaaataaatatgtacctgcaatcacgttttagtgacaacttgtgtggcatttctgcacatttatgtggcattattgcaaaagcggctcttcaaaatacatcaaacaacaaaaacaaattctaaaCTTTggcaaaaatatgtattgtaatgtattttataatgtttcaatatatacttacaaaatatatatcagaaaagttgtgagaggagcagttgaccacttccagaaaaatgaatggctctctatgggcctctgctggatatatatggtcattacactattctttcaaaaactatgACTTCTACaagtttttttctaaccaccagatggcagaaTTGCAtacctaacacctagatcaatatccagaaacgatttaaattcaatttagatcatcattgaagagatttattcataataatttaatatttcacatgcaagctaatgaTGTAGTTGAgaatttttgtggtaaacaggtacaaaagtacttcatatctccaaaaacaCAGCATtgatgtatagatgagaagttaacaaaaaaaatgatatattatttgtatgattaaaaatttataatttttttacaattactctttcaattttggggtcatattgaCCCCAAATACCGGTAGTGTAAACAGGAAATAAAGCCTTTATAAGGGTTAAACTAACATTATAATTGTGGATATCTCATAACTCCCTCACATAAGCGCTTGTCAACGCTGCCATCTCGCCATCTACGGTCTCCGGTAGATTGTTGTTATTACGTCTTTCTTTTTGGCTGGCCCGggccagtgttgccaccttgtggacaaactaATTAGTGCAAGAACAATTCAAGGCGAATGTGCAACCTGTGTACTCTTCCTCGGGCTGGATGAAGATGATTGGCGGGCCGGATTGGGCCCGCGGGCCGCCAATTGAATAGCCCtggcctacgccatctttatgtagagcaacaattctttttttcagatcctcagagagttctttgccatgaggtgccatgttgaacttccagtgaccagtatgagagagtgagagcgataacaccaaatttaacacaccacacctgctccccattcacacctgagaccttgtaatactaatgagtcacatgacaccggggagagaaaatggctaattgggcccaatttggacattttcacttaggggtgtactcacttttgtggccagcggtttagacattaatggctgtgtgttgagttattttgaggggacagcaaatttacactgttatacaagctgcacactcactactttacattgtagcaaagtgtcatttcttcagtgttgtcacatgaaaagatataataaaatatttacaaaaatgtgaggggtgtactcacttctgtgagatactgtatatatatatatatatatatatatatgtgtatatattaacCCTGTATGGGATATTGCCATTTATAAATGACGCTAAGAAAATTGCatgtaaaatacaatattaatgttcaaccaacaaaatgttatattagtGATGTCAAATGACATCCCCTTCAAccagtaaaatttaaattcattaGCCATGTGCTTCACATTTTGGCAACAAAGTAGTAAAGAAGGCATTAGCACATGTTAGGTCACATGCTCTCAATGCTCCATATTGAGCTCATTTTAGACTAGATTATaagttataaaaaatataattgtacattataagttataaaaaaatataattgtacatccaaatgtgttttctaaagttttttttttgtcatttttaatgcacttttataAAAAGAGTAACTCACAGACCAAAAAATCTGAGCATCATGCATAACTGACAAAGTCCTAAAATAGGATACATATTTGCGGTAGCTGGCACTATTGACCAGCATTGGCAGGCAGTATAATTGGTATGTTTTAGGTTCATTTTTGGAAGATGGAGAGACAAATCTGTACTTATTTCAGAAGGTATTGATGATAGTAGGAGTGCATCAGAAAATAAGGTTGTAGTAATAAAAGAAGTTGTTGAGGACCAAGGAAGATAGAAGCAATGAGGGCGAGGGCAGTGATGAAGAATAGGTTGCTATGGAAGTCAGGCATTTGGGTACATTATTGTATGCCAGTTTAAAAGATGTGATCCATAACCAGAGGTCAGGAAAGATGGCATTACTATACTGACAGGCTGCACAAGTCAACATCTACTTTTGTGTGGGATGCGTGGGGTACTGAAAAAGAAGAGTCTTGTTGACAAAACAAATTTTGGAAAATGATTTTACTCCCAAATATATGTCAAATATAAAgtcaattattttttaagctGTGAATTCACAATTAGTCCCATAGACTGAGggttaattatatatatatatatatatatatatatatatatgtgtgtgtgtgtgtgtatatatattggtgcagttgctgatatttatatggccaaaaagtaAGATAAAATTCTGATAGGTGTTTAAATGATTAGTTCTATGATCAAAActctgtagtttttattgtggGGGCAAAACATATACAACACAATACAATGAGATATGTACAAAAATGTTTCACTAAAGCCTGATGCATCATATTTAATACTCACATTTCAACATGAATTTTCTAAAAGTGATTTATTATCAAGTTTACCTTCTAAAAAAAGTATAGCCTAAACTAGCAGTAAGATGACACAAGGaatgtagtagattgtgtacaACAGGTTTTAAAGTAAAGTTTCGATTATGTTGATAATTTAGAGACCTTTGAAATTTGTGTATCAATTTGTGCTTTATAGGATTTGGCAATTACTTGCGTTTACGGTTTGGCTGGTCCTCTCAATGTTGGTGATTTTCGCTTTTATGGATTTTGTGGGGACATTGGATACCCAGTCATATACAGTAGGCAAAACCTGATGTGGCAAAACCACACATCACTACAGGGACTATAGCGCCCCCTATGTGTGCTTCAGAGAGAGACAGTGGGAGGCGTCCAGCGCTCTTTAAAACTCTAAACTATTTGGCATTTGGGTGGATGGTAACACACAGACCTCAGCCATGCATGGACATCTCCAAGCGTAAAGCTCATAAGGGTTTCAGCAACGAAACGTAACAGTCCCCGCAGCACCAGGATGATGGCGTACTTTGACAGCAGCTGCCACTGCAGCAGCGAAAGGCGACAGAACAGCATCTTGTACAGCATTTTAAAGAATGACAGTCAGTCTGCGCAACTTGGGAACCAGCCGAGGACCCCGAGGTTCGCCTTGTCCATGCGCGCGTGTGCGTGCGGCTCCAAGAGGAAGGTGTCTCTCCGCTCACCTCAGACCACATGCAAAGCCGCTTCCGCGGTCCTGGTCAAGACCCTGAAGTTCGTGAAGAACGTGCCGTGTTTCCGGGAGCTGCCGGTGGATGACCAGCACATGCTGGTGCGGAGCAGCTGGGCGCCGCTGCTGGTGCTCGGCATGGCGCAGGACAGGATCGACTTCGAGACTTCGGAGACACAAGAGCCTAGCATGCTGCAGCGGATATTAACGAGCGGACAGGACAAGCAGGACAGCCAGAGTAATAACGGCGGAGTGGCGTTGACCGACGTTCAGGGTATTAAAATGTTTCTGCGGAAATGCTGGGGACTGGACATAAGCACTAAGGAGTACGCGTACTTAAAAGGGGCGATTCTCTTCAATCCAGGTGGGACACACTTGCTACACTGTCACACCTGAATTGGGACACTTCCAAACTGCCGTTAAGAATGACGGGTTTTATTATGACTCACAccgaaattaatttattaacatttataacaacaacaacaacaataatggttattattataaaacccGAATTAAGACAGTTCATAGTTGctagttttacatttaaatcacaTCGTAtcctaataattaataataataatacccaAATTAGAACAGTTCATAGTTGCTTTTAACtgctttaaatttaaatcacattgtaataattaatattaatcataataataatcataatgcatacatacatgcaaaCATACCTAAATTACAGTTCATAGTTGCTTCTAACTGGCTTACATTTAGATCAAATTGTaatgaattatatttataagcattaactgtataataaaaaataatgatgataatacaCACAACTagagaaatattaatatttaaaaatagtgcTTTGCTTTTTGCTTAAGTTGCTTTTAATAtgtcacatttaattattatctAATCATATTGTAATATGAATTATACCgtatatataattcataaataataataataatatacttatGCTAATAAATATTGTCATTACTGTaatatgctaataataataatgctggGGTATGTAACAGATCAGTAattcaaatatgaatatatgaCAATATATGTTTCAAAGTTTCATAATTTTGAGAATTAGTGTACAGGTAATCAAAAGGTATCTTTTTCACATCGTCAAGTTTTTTCTGGTACAGGCTGTAACAAGTCTCTTTCCATCTCTTGTTCTTAGATGTTGCAGGGCTGCAGTGTCAACATTACATCCAGGCCCTGCAGAGCGAGGCGAACCAGGCACTTAATGAATATGTCAAAATGATTCACCGCGGGGACAGTGCAAGATTCGCCAAACTCTTCCTCGCCCTCTCCATGCTGAGATCCATCAATGCCAACGTGGTGGCCGGTCTCTTCTTCAAACCGGTCATTGGCGCTGTCAACATGGAGGAACTTCTTCTGGAGATGTTTTATGGAAAATAAACTCTAATGCAAAATGCCCGGACAGAATGATCAAACTTGGAAAGAGTGGCAGTCAGCAGTGAATGGACAgattttgaaaatgaccgatTCCTTTTTACACATGCTATTTTTGTACGATATATAAGAGCTCTCTTTTTGCCTTCTGAGTTGAACTCATCGCTGAATCCAAAGTTGATGACAATGTTTTTTCCATTTGGGGAAAGAGCTTTATAACTTTGTTCCGATtgtgcagttttttttgttttgttttgttttgtttgtttacttgctttcCTGTGATGTTGTGCAGCCTTCTGATGAATGTTATTTGATTCTCTGTGACACTTTGTAATAACTTTCATTAAGAAATCATTAACAAGCATTCATTTATGtgtattgcatttaatatatacattgaaatataattctatttgatttaaataatatattacatttaacaacaacagtaataataataaaataataatatatctcAATATTTCATGACATCTATTtgaatacaaatgaaataatgacctgttttgcattttataataattttaatttgtaataattctGGTTGGTATTGttaatgaaagttattatacaatgtaaactatatttgaatattagaaagtattgtacatttttgttATGCAATGACATTGAAACAGTAACACTCCTTCACATTTCCCACAACATTGACAGGTAGCGTAtgtattttttgcattacagtaacagtacaatttcaaaaaatatgtcaaagtgACGACAGACCTAAgcacaaatacaaaacagatatgaaaataaaaatatcaattaGGAAATAATTGATTGTGGCACTGTTCTTACTTCAATGTAGTTTACCAAACCACTGCATATTTCGTCAATAccccagtaggtggcgacaagttACTGTCTTAATGAGCGAGTCATGTATTCAAATGATTCCTTCAGAAAAAGTGAATATCCTATATCTCTGAATCATTCTTTTAACTTATTCAAATTCACTCAGACAGGAAAGAAGGAAATGTCACTCAcctgattctttcaaaaacactgattcattcaggagcgAATCGTCAGTACTGTGCTTTTCATCCTGCTTTGACATTGAAACAGTTGTCAAAAATATTCATACATTTTCTAGAGTGAATTATCATAgtgcatttattatatttaagcAGGTCCTGCAGTGTCCACTCTGAGAACGTTATTAAGCCATTTATTAAGTTATTAGAGAATCATTTGCATCCTGTCTGTTCGGTGAGTCGAATTGTGGATGTTCGTATGGATCAAACCGCCAGAAATAAGTTGGACCAGGTAAGCATCTTTCACCTCTTCAACCTTAGAAAAACAGCACATATTAATGAGGAAGAATAACTAAGCtctctgtgtgtatttatgaagACCTTGTAGGGCAGGAGGGAGGAGATGATATATGACTGTTGAGACGAGGAGTCCTCTCCTTGATTCATCCAGCTTTCCAATATGCTGTCaccaaatgtatttttaatgagtCTCACTAACTTTGGCGGCCTGTTCTTGAAGGTCGCGGTGACCCCATTTCTTTCTCTGTAACTGTGCAGCTAAGCATTCTGTATCACATATTCACCTTATTTATGGAGTTGTGGCTCTGTAGCTTTATTCATGCCACAAGGTTAGTCTGGTGTTAGAAAGCGCTGTTCTAGTCATTGTTGGACCTTGttggataaaagcataaaagtaaaagtgcatttgattttttcttttattaggGTGCATTGAAAGGTCCttgtacaataaaataaacataattagaCAAAAATCCAAGATGACCGTGAGAGTGTTGCCTccttttcatataaaataaaattcagacACTACAAATGTCTAATGGTTGTTTCAAGACAGCTGTCTAGCCGGTCATAGCTGAGCCAGGGACAGGTGAGATCGAAGAGAAGAGAGCTTGTCATGGTGGGCTGATGGGTATAGCTTCATAActttatggttgaaccactgatatcacatggactattttaaagatgtccttactacctttctgagcCTTGAATATGGTAGTTGTGTTTCTGTCAATGCAGGGTTAAaaactctcggatttcatcaaaaatatcttaatttgtgttccgaagatgaacaaaggtctttccagtttggaacaacataagggtgaataattaatgacagaatttaaatttttgggtgaactaaccctttattacttttattcagcaagtacacgttaaattgatcaaatgtgacactTTTACATTGATACATATGCtggtcttttgaactttccttttaatcagagaatcctaaaaaaaagcatcacggtttacacaaaaatattaagcagcacaactgtttttaacagtgtatGCAAATTCAAATATGCTTCCTGTAGTTGAATCACACATTTGATGCCCCATATACCATCGGCTCTTATGTATCACCACTGACACTGATGTCAAACATGGCTACTCATTTagaatatttcttaaatatatgtcATGATCATTGTCTTTTTTCATAAATCTCCACGAATGGTTGCTTGACACACTTGGCAAGCTGTTTATCCTTcaatctgtttttaatttatgtctGTTTATACAGTTTATTCTCTGGGGCATTGGTCTGAAGTGCAGTAATCTGATTTTATGAGATGCTATGTTAAGCTCTCTTTCCATTCTTACACACGGGAAGGTAATGACAGCCATGATCAGCAGACCCAACATTTCACAGAAACTTAATGGCTGTAGCACACTGAAAACCCCACCCTGTAGCATTGGTATACAAATGGTCTCCTGTGTTcctctaaatgtatttttaatgagtCTCACTAACTTTGGCGGCCTGTTCTTGAAGGTCGCGGTGACCCCATTTCTTTCTCTGTAACTGTGCAGCTAAGCATTCTGTATCACATATTCACCTTATTTATGGAGTTGTGGCTCTGTAGCTTTATTCATGCCACAAGGTTAGTCTGGTGTTAGAAAGCGCTGTTCTAGTCATTGTTGGACCTTGttggataaaagcataaaagtaaaagtgcatttgattttttcttttattaggGTGCATTGAAAGGTCCttgtacaataaaataaacataattagaCAAAAATCCAAGATGACCGTGAGAGTGTTGCCTccttttcatataaaataaaattcagacACTACAAATGTCTAATGGTTGTTTCGAAGAAAGCTGTCTAGCCGGTCATAGCTGAGCCAGGGACAGGTGAGATCGAAGAGAAGAGAGCTTGTCATGGTGGGCTGATGGGTATAGCTTCATAActttatggttgaaccactgatatcacatggactattttaaagatgtccttactacctttctgggccttgaatatGGTAGTTGTGTTTCTGTCAATGCAGGGTTAAAAaaactctcggatttcatcaaaaatatcttaatttgtgttccgaagatgaacaaaggtctttccagtttggaacaacataagggtgaataattaatgacagaatttaaatttttgggtgaactaaccctttattacttgtattcagcaagtacacgttaaattgatcaaatgtgacactTTTACATTGATACATATGCtggtcttttgaactttccttttaatcagagaatcctaaaaaaaagcatcacggtttacacaaaaatattaagcagcacaactgtttttaacagtgtatGCAAATTCAAATATGCTTCCTGTAGTTGCATCACACATTTGACGCCAAATACCATTGGCTCTTATGTATCACCACTGACACTGATGTCAAACATGGCTACTCATTTagaatatttcttaaatatatgtcATGATCATTGTCTTTTTTCATAAATCTCCACGAATGGTTGCTTGACACACTTGGCAAGCTGTTTATCCTTcaatctgtttttaatttatgtctGTTTATACAGTTTATTCTCTGGGGCATTGGTCTGAAGTGCAGTAATCTGATTTTATGAGATGCTATGTTAAGCTCTCTTTCCATTCTTACACACGGGGAAGGTAATGACAGCCATGATCAGCAGACCCAACATTTCACAGAAACTTAATGGCTGTAGCACACTGAAAAACCCCACCCTGTAGCATTGGTATACAAATGGTCTCCTGTGTTcctctaaatgtattttaatgaacatCCAGCTGGTATGAGGGATATGCAAATCTTTGAACTTTTTAAATAGattatttcttattatattatatttaatttattaaacttTTGCTCAAAAAGGCTGTTCAGCACTCACAATCAGTATTTATTTGAcagcacacataaaaaaataaaataaaaaaaacatagctAGGATTTTATGAaaccatgaaaatattttatgaaaatagGCTTTTAAGAATTCATGacataattttagttttaaatatttccTATTTACTCTCTATACATGccaacaatattttttaatattattttttagatactttagtatttatgtatattttcaatatacttCTTGtagtttaaaattttaattgtacaatttaattaaaaacttttttctatatttatagTTAGTGTTAATCTATTTTTTGGTTTTAGCTTTAGCGATTTTAGTACTTCATCTTATACAagttatttaacttatttatttctaagtttaagttctaaaaaaaaaaaaaaaaaatcacaatccACTGGTCTGTGAAACATTTATGGACCATCCGATCCAAACGGTTTACAGTTAAGGTCCATTTGATTTGACACACTCATGCTATCAATATTCCAATCGTGTCCTTCTTATTTTTCAGTTACTGTCAAGCCCCATGTTCATGTGTTGACATCTAGCACATGCTTGAAAGCACATGCCACA
The Onychostoma macrolepis isolate SWU-2019 chromosome 11, ASM1243209v1, whole genome shotgun sequence genome window above contains:
- the nr0b1 gene encoding nuclear receptor subfamily 0 group B member 1 isoform X2; the encoded protein is MMAYFDSSCHCSSERRQNSILYSILKNDSQSAQLGNQPRTPRFALSMRACACGSKRKVSLRSPQTTCKAASAVLVKTLKFVKNVPCFRELPVDDQHMLVRSSWAPLLVLGMAQDRIDFETSETQEPSMLQRILTSGQDKQDSQSNNGGVALTDVQDVAGLQCQHYIQALQSEANQALNEYVKMIHRGDSARFAKLFLALSMLRSINANVVAGLFFKPVIGAVNMEELLLEMFYGK
- the nr0b1 gene encoding nuclear receptor subfamily 0 group B member 1 isoform X1, encoding MMAYFDSSCHCSSERRQNSILYSILKNDSQSAQLGNQPRTPRFALSMRACACGSKRKVSLRSPQTTCKAASAVLVKTLKFVKNVPCFRELPVDDQHMLVRSSWAPLLVLGMAQDRIDFETSETQEPSMLQRILTSGQDKQDSQSNNGGVALTDVQGIKMFLRKCWGLDISTKEYAYLKGAILFNPDVAGLQCQHYIQALQSEANQALNEYVKMIHRGDSARFAKLFLALSMLRSINANVVAGLFFKPVIGAVNMEELLLEMFYGK